One Mycolicibacterium fortuitum subsp. fortuitum genomic window carries:
- a CDS encoding TetR/AcrR family transcriptional regulator: protein MATPNRAGKRDTGTREKLLDACAEIMLDEGYAAATSRRVAEKVGVQRAVVYYYFPTMDDLYLAVLKRGTQTSLDVQRRALTTERPLHALWDMTVDPRGVQLIMEFMALGNHRKEIRAELAAGAQAFREAQVAALTYILRDHQADQPLPAEVISVLIAAIGRLLVIETGLGITTGHQQTIDLVHQYLGRLETPLR from the coding sequence ATGGCCACACCGAACCGAGCCGGCAAGCGCGACACCGGCACCCGCGAGAAGCTGCTCGACGCGTGCGCGGAGATCATGCTCGACGAGGGTTACGCCGCCGCCACCTCGCGCCGCGTCGCGGAAAAGGTCGGCGTCCAGCGAGCGGTCGTGTATTACTACTTCCCGACCATGGACGACCTCTACCTGGCGGTCCTCAAACGCGGCACGCAAACCAGCCTCGATGTGCAGCGCCGCGCCCTGACCACCGAAAGGCCACTGCATGCGCTGTGGGATATGACGGTAGACCCGCGTGGCGTGCAACTGATCATGGAGTTCATGGCCCTGGGAAACCACCGCAAGGAGATCCGCGCCGAACTCGCCGCCGGCGCACAAGCCTTCCGCGAGGCCCAGGTCGCCGCGCTGACCTACATCCTGCGCGATCACCAAGCCGACCAACCGTTACCGGCTGAAGTCATCTCCGTGCTCATCGCGGCCATCGGGCGGTTGCTGGTTATCGAAACCGGCCTCGGCATCACTACCGGCCATCAGCAGACCATCGACCTCGTCCACCAATATTTGGGACGGCTCGAGACACCATTGCGTTAG
- a CDS encoding winged helix-turn-helix transcriptional regulator, whose protein sequence is MARPCPTGRHDEHNVYAENCPCRALLDLISNKWSALVIGMLDERSAVRFSELQAALPGVGSKMLTQTLRRLEAASLVERSVYAEVPPRVEYTLSELGRSAAVPLGQIRAWAEEHIDQVEFLNRKWSEQN, encoded by the coding sequence ATGGCAAGACCTTGCCCGACCGGGCGTCACGACGAACACAATGTCTATGCCGAGAACTGCCCGTGTCGGGCATTGTTGGATCTGATCTCCAACAAGTGGTCGGCTCTGGTTATCGGGATGCTCGATGAGCGTAGCGCCGTGCGTTTTTCGGAATTGCAGGCCGCACTGCCCGGAGTGGGCTCGAAGATGTTGACCCAAACACTGCGGAGGCTGGAGGCCGCCTCGTTGGTGGAGCGCAGCGTCTACGCCGAGGTACCACCGCGGGTCGAGTACACCCTGTCCGAACTCGGCCGCAGTGCGGCGGTGCCGCTCGGCCAGATTCGGGCTTGGGCCGAGGAACACATCGACCAGGTGGAGTTCCTCAATCGAAAGTGGTCGGAGCAAAACTGA
- a CDS encoding isochorismatase family protein — translation MQIDKRSTAVLFIDPQIDVLSPQGRNWSVVGDSVTENETVAHMTAIFQAAREHDVTVMISPHYFYPADHSWKFNGPLESAEFESGTFARTGPLTLDGFAGSGADWLPEFREYIEDARTVVCSPHKVFGPQTNDVTLQLRKRGIKTVILGGMLANMCVESHLRDLLEQGFEVAVVSDATAGPRHPEWGDGYAAAMINYRYLAHAVLRTADVVAALA, via the coding sequence ATGCAGATCGACAAACGCAGTACCGCAGTGCTGTTTATCGACCCTCAGATCGACGTGTTGAGTCCGCAGGGTCGTAACTGGTCAGTGGTGGGCGACAGCGTCACCGAGAACGAGACGGTGGCACATATGACCGCGATCTTCCAGGCTGCGCGGGAGCACGACGTCACCGTGATGATCTCGCCGCACTATTTCTACCCCGCCGATCACAGCTGGAAATTCAACGGCCCATTGGAATCCGCGGAGTTCGAGTCGGGCACATTCGCCCGCACCGGCCCTCTGACACTCGACGGATTCGCCGGTTCCGGCGCCGACTGGCTGCCCGAATTCCGGGAATACATCGAGGACGCACGCACGGTGGTGTGCAGTCCCCATAAAGTTTTCGGGCCGCAGACCAACGACGTGACACTGCAGTTGCGCAAGCGCGGCATCAAGACGGTGATTCTGGGCGGGATGCTGGCCAACATGTGCGTCGAGTCGCATCTGCGTGATCTGCTCGAGCAGGGCTTCGAGGTTGCCGTGGTCTCCGACGCGACGGCCGGCCCGCGCCATCCCGAATGGGGCGACGGATATGCCGCGGCGATGATCAACTACCGCTACCTCGCCCACGCGGTCCTGCGCACCGCCGATGTCGTGGCGGCGCTGGCATGA
- a CDS encoding glycine betaine ABC transporter substrate-binding protein gives MSRPLRVGHIALSFHDAAAEQVELLLRSHGHDIERHSAPHEQMFTALGRGDVDVLVAAWLPFSHGRYARPLSPDVRPVTVLYEPYPIWGVPDYVPAEVASITDLLAPPALEQMERLIQGMAPGAGISEMSPRAVQEYGLDSAGYHFEHGTEDACIRRFLDALDERRWVVMPFWHPQALHLHHRIRRLQDPLAMLGATDNATVLVRRDAEELIGAAALADLAQLYLGNALVADLDDKVRRRTSTPYTNFSR, from the coding sequence ATGAGCCGACCCCTTCGCGTGGGCCACATCGCACTGTCGTTTCACGATGCCGCCGCCGAACAGGTCGAGCTGCTGCTGCGTTCGCACGGCCATGACATCGAGCGCCACAGTGCCCCCCACGAGCAGATGTTCACCGCGCTCGGCCGGGGCGACGTTGACGTGCTGGTAGCCGCGTGGCTGCCGTTCAGCCACGGCCGCTACGCCCGGCCACTGTCCCCCGACGTGCGCCCGGTGACGGTGCTCTATGAGCCCTATCCGATCTGGGGTGTGCCGGACTACGTACCAGCCGAGGTGGCCTCCATTACGGACCTGCTGGCACCGCCGGCGCTGGAGCAGATGGAGCGGTTGATCCAGGGTATGGCCCCCGGCGCCGGGATCAGTGAGATGTCGCCACGGGCCGTTCAGGAGTACGGGCTAGACAGTGCCGGTTACCATTTCGAGCACGGCACCGAAGATGCCTGCATTCGCCGGTTCCTGGATGCCCTCGATGAGCGCCGCTGGGTAGTGATGCCGTTTTGGCATCCGCAGGCACTGCACCTGCACCACCGCATCCGACGGCTGCAGGACCCGTTGGCGATGCTCGGCGCCACCGACAATGCCACCGTGCTGGTGCGCCGGGACGCCGAGGAGTTGATCGGTGCCGCGGCCCTGGCCGACCTCGCACAGCTGTACCTGGGCAACGCTCTTGTCGCCGACCTCGACGACAAGGTGCGCCGCCGCACCTCGACCCCCTACACCAACTTCAGCCGCTGA
- a CDS encoding tyrosine-type recombinase/integrase, which translates to MIRTLGENVASFDGGLPDVSLLRADEAVFNAMIDGWRAQMLARGLDVNTIKARGRLISRFVEFTNEYPWRWRPIDADQFLADLRSQDSPIALTTLRSYSNMISMFCSYVSDNRYGWVSFCEKQFGDVPSQICFEWNTPQHTTDDAVPPKRRAFTKAELQHFFDVVDDFVDEAYRTGSKRWMTALRDSTAFKVGYAYGLRRRELVMLDLTDFGPNPHVPRFGNYGAMTVRWAKGTKGSGPRRRTVLTAPEFSWVVELLEYWCTEGRQLFATSDRSPALWPSERGARLTLNALGRSFTGFRERAGLPTELSLHALRHSFTTHLIEAGYDPLFVQEQLGHSFASTTSLYTSVGSDFKQKAIQQMIARRIRMEDSGG; encoded by the coding sequence ATGATTCGAACGTTAGGCGAAAACGTTGCGAGCTTCGACGGTGGTCTGCCGGATGTTTCGCTACTGCGGGCCGATGAAGCGGTGTTCAACGCGATGATTGATGGCTGGCGGGCTCAGATGCTGGCCCGAGGGCTCGACGTCAATACGATCAAAGCCCGCGGCCGGCTCATATCTCGATTCGTCGAATTCACCAACGAGTATCCGTGGCGGTGGCGGCCAATCGACGCCGACCAGTTCTTGGCTGACCTGCGTTCCCAAGACAGCCCGATCGCGCTGACCACATTGCGGTCCTACAGCAACATGATTTCGATGTTCTGTTCTTATGTCAGCGACAACCGATACGGATGGGTATCTTTCTGCGAGAAACAGTTCGGTGACGTTCCATCACAGATCTGCTTTGAATGGAACACGCCACAGCACACCACCGACGACGCCGTCCCGCCGAAACGACGCGCTTTCACCAAGGCCGAGTTGCAACACTTCTTTGACGTCGTGGACGATTTTGTCGATGAAGCGTACCGAACGGGGTCGAAACGCTGGATGACAGCCCTGCGCGATTCAACAGCGTTCAAGGTTGGCTACGCCTACGGACTGCGCCGACGTGAACTGGTCATGCTGGACCTGACAGACTTCGGGCCCAATCCGCACGTGCCGCGCTTCGGCAACTACGGCGCGATGACCGTCCGATGGGCCAAAGGCACGAAAGGCTCCGGACCGCGCCGGCGCACCGTTCTCACTGCGCCCGAATTCTCTTGGGTTGTTGAGCTTTTGGAATACTGGTGCACTGAAGGTCGTCAGCTGTTCGCTACCTCCGACCGCTCCCCCGCGTTATGGCCCAGCGAACGCGGCGCCAGGTTGACTCTCAACGCACTGGGCCGATCGTTCACAGGATTTCGTGAACGAGCCGGTCTGCCAACAGAATTGAGCCTGCACGCACTACGACACTCCTTCACCACCCACCTGATCGAGGCGGGCTACGATCCGCTGTTCGTACAGGAACAGCTCGGACACTCGTTCGCATCGACCACATCGCTGTACACCTCGGTGGGGTCGGACTTCAAACAGAAGGCCATTCAACAGATGATTGCCCGACGAATCCGAATGGAGGACTCCGGTGGCTGA
- a CDS encoding SDR family NAD(P)-dependent oxidoreductase produces MSQELDPAIRRVAVVTGGASGIGPAVAAHLAKAGHAVALLDRQGDLVRGVAADLCSGGAQIIGIEVDVTDRQSVHESIARVRAELGSITIVVTSAGIDVGVPVPVTEITPEQWDRLIAVNLTGTFTCIQAAVPDMQAAGWGRIVTISSSSAQSGAPERAHYVASKGGVIALTKALAYELAPQGITVNTIPPSVVDTPMAHAGVKVGTVPDLDILASMVPLRRNGTPDDIAATVAFLCSDGGSYITGQVIGVNGGMYI; encoded by the coding sequence ATGAGCCAGGAGCTCGACCCCGCCATACGCCGCGTTGCCGTGGTTACCGGCGGCGCCTCAGGCATCGGCCCGGCAGTGGCAGCGCACCTGGCCAAGGCTGGACACGCGGTTGCCCTGCTGGACCGCCAAGGCGACCTGGTACGTGGCGTCGCAGCCGACCTTTGCTCCGGCGGGGCTCAGATAATCGGCATCGAAGTCGACGTGACCGACCGGCAATCGGTCCATGAGTCCATCGCCCGCGTTCGCGCCGAGCTCGGCAGCATCACCATCGTGGTCACCAGCGCTGGTATCGACGTGGGCGTTCCTGTGCCTGTCACCGAGATCACCCCCGAGCAATGGGACCGGCTCATCGCGGTCAACCTGACCGGCACCTTCACTTGCATCCAGGCCGCAGTACCGGATATGCAAGCCGCCGGCTGGGGACGCATTGTCACCATCTCATCCTCCAGCGCTCAATCCGGCGCACCGGAACGCGCCCACTACGTCGCATCCAAAGGCGGAGTGATCGCGCTGACCAAAGCCCTGGCGTATGAACTTGCACCCCAAGGCATTACGGTCAACACCATCCCTCCGTCTGTCGTCGACACCCCGATGGCACACGCCGGCGTGAAGGTCGGCACCGTGCCAGATCTCGACATCCTAGCCAGCATGGTCCCGTTGCGACGCAACGGCACTCCCGACGACATCGCCGCTACCGTCGCCTTCCTCTGCTCCGACGGCGGCTCCTACATCACCGGACAGGTGATCGGCGTCAACGGCGGCATGTACATCTAG
- a CDS encoding helix-turn-helix domain-containing protein, with product MAEQRRIGFHWHLRRVMAAHNLWKSTELRPLLRSRGINLSDAQVYRLVTGEPQRIPSRTFAALCDIFDCTPNDLFEPYVEMQAAKSANAPRPSDLGITPGKPVAKRIRIVQDDDGPSP from the coding sequence GTGGCTGAACAACGCCGCATCGGCTTCCATTGGCATCTACGCCGCGTAATGGCTGCCCACAATTTGTGGAAGTCCACAGAGCTACGGCCACTGCTCAGATCGCGCGGCATCAACCTGTCCGACGCCCAGGTCTACCGTCTCGTCACCGGCGAACCCCAACGCATTCCGTCGCGGACCTTTGCCGCGCTCTGCGACATCTTCGACTGCACACCCAACGACCTGTTTGAGCCCTACGTTGAGATGCAAGCCGCCAAATCGGCCAACGCCCCCCGCCCCAGCGACCTCGGCATCACGCCGGGAAAGCCTGTAGCCAAACGGATCCGGATCGTCCAGGACGACGATGGCCCGTCCCCGTAA
- a CDS encoding zinc-binding alcohol dehydrogenase family protein, translating into MPTMTAVGSFEGLPIDDPDALRDIEIPTPELRPHDVLVRVQAVSVNPVDIKRRHSLQPSATPTILGFDAAGTVEAVGAQVNTLRVGDEVWYAGDVTRPGTNAEYHAVDERLVARKPTTLSFAEAAALPLTTITAWETLFERFGLATDSTGDLLILGAAGGVGSAMIQLAKARTQVRVIATASRDESQQWCRTLGADVVVDHRELRDQVLGVAPSGIDYLFSPHSRGNVQVYADIVRPFGHITAIDEPEGLDLLPLKSKSIAWHWELMFTRSMFDYDMIAQQRLLADAASMVDAGTLRSTLTTTIEHFDAAGLQQAHRLVESGSMVGKVVIHRS; encoded by the coding sequence ATGCCCACCATGACCGCCGTCGGTTCGTTCGAGGGACTGCCGATCGACGACCCGGATGCCTTGCGCGACATCGAGATCCCCACACCGGAACTGCGCCCCCACGATGTGCTGGTCCGAGTGCAGGCGGTATCGGTCAACCCGGTCGACATCAAACGCCGCCACAGCCTGCAGCCATCGGCCACCCCGACCATCCTCGGTTTCGACGCCGCCGGGACGGTCGAGGCGGTCGGCGCGCAGGTGAACACCCTGCGCGTCGGTGACGAGGTCTGGTACGCCGGAGATGTCACACGGCCGGGTACCAACGCCGAGTACCATGCGGTCGACGAACGCCTGGTGGCGCGCAAGCCCACGACACTGTCCTTTGCCGAAGCCGCTGCGCTGCCGCTGACCACCATCACCGCGTGGGAAACCCTGTTCGAGCGCTTCGGGCTAGCCACCGACTCCACCGGCGATCTGCTGATCCTCGGCGCAGCCGGCGGCGTCGGCTCGGCAATGATCCAACTTGCCAAGGCGCGCACCCAGGTCCGGGTGATTGCCACCGCCAGCCGGGACGAGTCGCAGCAGTGGTGCCGGACGCTCGGCGCCGATGTGGTCGTCGACCATCGGGAGTTGCGCGATCAGGTACTCGGCGTGGCGCCCTCCGGTATCGACTACCTGTTCTCCCCGCACTCGCGGGGCAATGTGCAGGTCTATGCCGACATTGTGCGGCCGTTCGGCCACATCACCGCTATCGACGAACCCGAGGGCCTCGACCTGTTACCACTGAAGTCGAAAAGTATTGCCTGGCATTGGGAATTGATGTTCACCCGGTCGATGTTCGACTACGACATGATCGCCCAACAGCGGCTGCTCGCCGACGCCGCATCGATGGTGGACGCCGGAACACTGCGCAGCACCCTGACAACCACGATCGAACACTTCGACGCCGCCGGACTGCAACAGGCACACCGGCTCGTAGAGTCCGGTTCCATGGTAGGCAAGGTCGTTATCCACCGCTCCTGA